AGACTTGCGCGGCATCTCGATTGCGCGCCACCTCTCGGACAAAACAATCGCCAATATGAAGCAAAATCTCGGCTTCGCATTCGTTTACAACGCTCTTGGGGTGCCCTTGGCCGCTGGGGTCTTGTACCCGTTTGTCGGGCTGTTGCTTTCACCCATGTTCGCGGCATTGGCGATGAGTCTGAGTTCAGCATCGGTCGTTTTCAATGCCCTTAGGCTTCGAAAGTCTACCTGAAGTGCAACGCGTCGCGTGAGTCGGTGGCACTTGAACTTAGCAAGTAGCCAAAGCTGACGTGTTTGGAGAAATAGCAAATCTTTACGTAAAACAGGAGATCAGCCATGCGCCAATACCTTCGGTTTGCCGCCATGGTCGCTACTTCAACGATCGTGATGTTCGGCCTTATGTATCTAAATACGTATGAGCTGGCCGACGTCTTTTTCAGTGAAACGCGCGTGTATATGGCATTCATGATGGGCGCCGCGATGGCAATCATCATGTTGGCCTTCATGCTCCATATGCACCGAAGTCGTCGCGTGAACAGTGCGATTTTTGTCGCCAGTGCAATAGTATTTGCGCTTGCACTCTGGCTTGTGCGAAGTCAGTCAACCATTGAGGATGTTTCCTGGATGAAGGCGATGATTCCGCATCACTCCATCGCGATCTTGACCAGCGAACGGGCGACCCTCTCTGATCCTCGCGTTCGTGAACTGGCCGGTCAAATCATCGAGTCACAGCGCAGGGAAATCGAAGAAATGAAAGCGCTTATCAAGGATCTCGAGAAATAAATCCGCATCTGAGCCGCAAGTGAGCCTGAACGAAGTCACAGGAAAGGTTCTAAGCAACAATACTCATTGACTGCCTGGGTAACTGCACAGGATTGAATGCCGGAAACTCTGCATCAGCCGACGATGCGCTGACCCAGGTCTCCAGCGTCGTGCTGGCCTCAAGCGCTCTGGCAATCGCATTGGCGACTGTGATCACCCACTGCTCATCAATGCAAAGCGAAGTACGCAGGGTGCCGAAGGTAAATGGCTTGCTCAAGCGATCGCTCCATCGTTTCCAAGGACGATGCGGGAGGCGGTCTTCGGTTAGCGCCGGCATTTGGTAGCCGACGCCCCATGAACGGCTCGCAGCGCATCCAAAGCCATCGAAATAGCTTTCTTGACAGCTCTTTGGTTCGAACTCAGATCTCGTTATTGAGGCGAGGATGGCACTTCAAGTTTATCGGCATACTTAATCATGATGTCACCCATGGCACGCATCATCTCGCCATGCATCTGCATCATCACTTTGCTATTGGCGC
This sequence is a window from Orrella marina. Protein-coding genes within it:
- a CDS encoding DUF305 domain-containing protein; protein product: MRQYLRFAAMVATSTIVMFGLMYLNTYELADVFFSETRVYMAFMMGAAMAIIMLAFMLHMHRSRRVNSAIFVASAIVFALALWLVRSQSTIEDVSWMKAMIPHHSIAILTSERATLSDPRVRELAGQIIESQRREIEEMKALIKDLEK